From the genome of Myxococcota bacterium:
CGCTGCTACTTCTCGGGCTCGTTCGTGCCCGAGCTGCGCTTCTCGGTGCGCCCGCACGCCGGCGGCGCGTGGCAGCCGATGGGGGCCCGCGTCGACCTCGCGGACGGACTGGCCGACGTGCGCATCCACGTGCGCAACGACCCGCGCAACCGCGCCGATGATCCGGGCCTGGGGAAGCGGCTCGACTCACTCGACCTGGTGGACGACGCCGGCGCCGTGCTCGCGACCTGCGGCGCAGGCGCCAGCCCGCCCACGGGCGCGAAGGCGTGCGCCTGCGCGCGCTCCGCGGACGGCGCGGACACCTGCACGCTCGAGGTCGACTCACTCCGTCTCCACGACGGCGCGTTCTATCCGCGCCTGCGCATGTCGAATCCGGCCCCGGCGGGCTGCCGCTCGAAGGACACGCCGGAGCTCCTGCAGTACTGCAACACGGCGGCGCTCGGGGCGCCCGTGTTCGTCAACTGGGACCGCTTCCGTGCGCGCGGCCCGTACCGGCAGTGTGTGCTCGACCCCGACCACCTGCCGTGCGGCGCGCCCGGCTGCCTGCCGCCGGCCGTCGACCACGACCAGGACGGCTGGCCCGACGACTGCGACGTGTGCCCCTCCGTCAACGACCCGACCCAGCCCGACGCCAACCTCGACGGCTACGGCGACCGCTGCGGGCGCGACCCGGTGCTGCCACCCGCAGCGCTCGAGCTCAAGTAGGCCCTTTCGGCAGTCTGGCAGGAAGCGAGGGGTCTTTGTCGTTGCAGCCAGACGGCGGCCGGCCGATCCTGCGCACCATGAAGCTCGTTCCCTCCGCCCAGGCCGGCCGCGTGCGCCGCGTCTTGATGGTCGCCTTCCCCGGCGTGCAGGTGCTCGACGTGACCGGGCCGCTCGAGGTGTTCGCGAACTCCAACCGCCGTCTCGACGCGCTCCAGGACCGGCGCGCGCCGCGCTACACGATCGAGATCGCAGCCGCCCAGGCCGGGCCGCTCGCGACCAGCTCGGGCATGCGCCTCCACGCCGACCGCGCGCTGCGCGACGTGCGCGGTCCGATCGACACGCTCCTGGTCGCGGGCGGCGACGGCACGCGCGCCGCGGTCCAGGACCGCGCGCTCGTCGACTTCCTGCGCCGCACCGCCCCGCGCGCGCGCCGCGTGGCGTCGATCTGCACCGGCACGTTTCTCCTGGCCCAAGCCGGGCTGCTCGACGGCCGCCGCGCCACGACTCACTGGGCGAGCTGCGCGGCGCTCGGCCGGAGTCACCCCGCCATCTCGGTGGAGGGCGACCCGATCTTCGTGCGCGACGGCAAGTTCTGGAGCTCGGCCGGGGTGTGCGCCGGCATGGACCTGGCGCTCGCCATGGCCGAGGAGGACCACGGCCGCGAGCTCGCGCTCACGGTCGCGAAGTGGATGGTGCTGTTCCTCAAGCGCCCCGGCGGCCAGTCGCAGTTCAGCGTGGGGCTCGCCGCGCAGGCGACGGAGCACGAGCGCATCCGCGACCTGCAGGCCTGGGTCCAGTCACACCTGGCCGACGACCTGGGCGTGGGTCGGCTCGCCAAGCGGGCCGCGATGAGCCCGCGCAACTTCGCGCGCGTGTTCGCGCGCGAGGTCGGCGAGACGCCGGCGCGCTGGGTCGAGCGCGCGCGCGTCGAGGCGGCGCAGCGCCTGCTCGAGGAGAGCGAGCTGGGCGTCGACGCCGTGGCCGCGCGCTCTGGCTTCGGCACCGCCGAGACGCTGCGGCGCGCCTTCCTGCGCCAGATCCGCGTGTCGCCGAGCGCCTACCGCGCGCGCTTCCGCTCGGCGGCGGCCTGAACGACTGACTTTCGAAGGAGAGACGAAA
Proteins encoded in this window:
- a CDS encoding GlxA family transcriptional regulator, yielding MKLVPSAQAGRVRRVLMVAFPGVQVLDVTGPLEVFANSNRRLDALQDRRAPRYTIEIAAAQAGPLATSSGMRLHADRALRDVRGPIDTLLVAGGDGTRAAVQDRALVDFLRRTAPRARRVASICTGTFLLAQAGLLDGRRATTHWASCAALGRSHPAISVEGDPIFVRDGKFWSSAGVCAGMDLALAMAEEDHGRELALTVAKWMVLFLKRPGGQSQFSVGLAAQATEHERIRDLQAWVQSHLADDLGVGRLAKRAAMSPRNFARVFAREVGETPARWVERARVEAAQRLLEESELGVDAVAARSGFGTAETLRRAFLRQIRVSPSAYRARFRSAAA